The genomic segment TTGCCGCGCGGCATCTTGAGGGGCGCGCGCGAAATGCCGTCAAATGACTCAACGACGTCCCCAAGTGGTCGCCAGTCTCGAGCCCAAACCCTTGGCGCTCTTGGCGTCCTTGGCGGTCAAATCCCGCACCGCAAGTAGTCCACCAGCCCAGGGGGGCGCCTCGGCTCGGCTCAGGGGTTCTGCCAAGCGCCTTCGAGCAGCCAGCACTTGCCGCCGGCCACCGGTGCTGTGACTGAGCTGGTCAATGTCGACTCGCGCAAGACCACCTTGTTGAAATTCCCAGCGGAAACGCCTGCGTACTGCGTGTCTGCCTGAGTCACTTCCAGGCTGCCGCTCTCGGGGTAGAAGGGCGTGGAGCTACCGCCCACGTCTTCGAAGCCGAGCAGGCAGTGGGCGCAGGTGGAGTAGTTGTCGTCCGGAGCCTGGCTCAAGTCGAAGCTGCCGGTTGTCTGGGCGCCTGCGACGTCGAAGAACTCGACGTAGATCACGTCGTCCAGGGTCGCGTCCAGGCCTTGAAGCTCGTAGGCGAGGGAAGAGCCGCCCATTTCCGTATCGGCGACGATCAGCGCGCCGAGGCTGACGGGGGTGCAGCTCTGTGCGCCAGCGCTGCCTGCAGTGCCTGCGGCTCCAGCGTTGCCAGCGCTGCCGCCTGAGCCCAGACCGGCGGCGCCGCCAGCAGTCTGCCCAGCGGTACCCGCGCTGCCGCTTGCGCCCCCTATGCTGCTGCCAGCGGAGCCACCGCTGGTTTGTCCGCCCGTTCCGCCGCTGGTTTGCCCTGCGGAGCCGCCGCTCGCCTGACCGCCAGCGCCCGCGGCGCCTCCATCGCCGGACTCGCTGCAGGCCAGGGCAAGCGGAAGGCAGATCCAGATCCAGGCGTGACGCATCCGGCAGGCATACGCAGGGGGAAAACCCAAGTCAATCCAGGGCGTTCCCATGCGGTAGATCCGCGTTCATTACATCCCTAGGCCATTCTGCTGAGCCAAGCGTAATATTACAGCGTGCAGTGTCTAGGCATGGATGCTGTAATATCGGCGTGAACACCAAGCGGCTCATCCTCAACCTGCTGTTGGCTGCGAAAGAAGACGCGCTGCCGGTGCGTAGCATCGTGTCGGCTGGGGAGCTGATGGGCGTCTCCAGCAACAACGTGCGCGTCACCTTGGCTCGCTTGGTGGCCGACTCCTTGGTGCAGTCGGTGGGGCGCGGTGAGTACCGGTTGGGGGCGGCGGGCAGTGCCTTGGCGGCTGAAGTCGCCGGCTGGCGTGAGCGCCTGCAGTCCCTCAAGCGCTGGCGCGGGAACTATGTGGTGGCCGCCTGTGCTGGCCTCGGGCGCGGCGACCGCGCGGCGGTCAATCGGCGTGAGCGCGCGCTGACGCTGACCGGCTTCAGGCAGCTCGAAGGTGATCTGTGGCTGCGCCCGGATAACCTGGTCGGTGGTGTCCAGCGGGTGCGCGAACGCTTGGAGCGCTTGCAGCTCTCGCCGGGGCAGGCGTCCCTGGAGGCGCGGCCCTTGGTGTTTCGCGCGGCGGAACTGGCTGATTGCGATGAAGCGCGCATCGCCGCGCTGTGGGACGTGAAGCGTATCGAACGAGGCTACGAAGAAACGCGGACGCGCCTCGAGCAGTGGCTGGAAGGAGCAGACCGACTGACGCCGCAAGTTGCCGCGCGGCAATCTTTTTTGCTGGGGGATGGAGCGATTCGGCAGTGGGTGTTTGACCCGCTGCTGCCCGAGGAGCTGATCGATGGTGAGCTGCGCCAGAAGTTTGTGGCTAGCGTGGTGCGCTTCGACGAGGCGGGGCAGCGGATTTGGCGTGCGTTGTCGCGCACCGCGGAAGAGCGCACGGGCAGCACCGGCCGCGCGGCGGCGCTTGGAGGTGCCGCTTGATGGCTGAAACTACTACGCTGACGGCTGGCGCGGTACCGCAGAGCGGCGCCACCAAGGTGAGTGAGCTGTTTAGCCGTGAGGAAATTCGCGAGCTGACGCGGCGCTCCGATTGGCGGGGTTGG from the Polyangiaceae bacterium genome contains:
- a CDS encoding PaaX family transcriptional regulator produces the protein MGVSSNNVRVTLARLVADSLVQSVGRGEYRLGAAGSALAAEVAGWRERLQSLKRWRGNYVVAACAGLGRGDRAAVNRRERALTLTGFRQLEGDLWLRPDNLVGGVQRVRERLERLQLSPGQASLEARPLVFRAAELADCDEARIAALWDVKRIERGYEETRTRLEQWLEGADRLTPQVAARQSFLLGDGAIRQWVFDPLLPEELIDGELRQKFVASVVRFDEAGQRIWRALSRTAEERTGSTGRAAALGGAA